TACAAGGAACAGAAAAACATCATCagatgaaaattatttaaggTCTAACTTATCCCAATAATTAAAATCCTTTTTGGTAATGTTCAACACGGATGATCTCTTACCTTTCAGTTGCAACAAAGGTCCCCATTTCCCCCTCAAAAAGGATGCAAGTATTGAGAATATTGTGCCAAGGATCCAAAATTTCCTGCTAGAGAATATTTCTCAAACTTTTTTCTATTGCCAACTCAAATTAAACTAAAAGGGTAAAGAAACAAGTGAATAATAATACATATGATGTGAGATTGGTAAATAAATGAATTACCAATAGCCAAGAGAAGGATCATTAGAGTTTCCTGGTGTTATGCTAGAATAGACAACCATATTCCTCCTGCATGAAGGTGTAAAGaaattgtaattaataaaaaaaaatccagtgaagaaaagaaaatgtaataaaaaaccAAGATCTTACGTACATTTTTCTTCTGTCATCGTTTTGAAATCTCAAAGCTAGGTTCTTTTCTGGAACTGAGAAGCGGTTGTGTTTGATTCTGGAGTTGAATCGAATGTGATGATCAACTTTTGAAGCTGGAAATCTACCGAATGTCCCAACGGCTAAGGAAGTAATCGTCTGAGTAAAGATTGTATGTGCCATCATATGAATCTAAAATGTACACGCAGAGGTACAAGAGGATTggattatatatatgtacacGACTGGCTCAAGtggattatatatattaaatgaatttgttttcaaaatacGCCATATTTTGCCAGTAACATTGTATGAAAAACGAGTTCAGGGGAACAAAGTCAACGTACATAAAAGTTGTAATGGATAGACATAAATAttattgtgttttgtttattgtttgtgCCTAACAAATCTGAGACCAAGTAAGATTTGTTTTGCAATATCTATGAAGAAATGCTGACGTACTTCTTGTAACTTCTATTTCTTTAGTAAAAACACAGGTAAGTCTTAGATTTCTGTTGGAAAATCATTTCTGGCTTTGCACATGCACACCTTTAAAAATCATGTAAAACCACCGTCCAAGATAGGCCTAAAGGTTACACCCACGAttcccttctttttcttttaaaaaaaaaaaaaaactcttcatACAGTTTTATGCCTTTTAACTTTAAAGAATCATATCAAAATGTTCTGAAACACAATTCAACATATTATGTTCTCATGTGTACTATTTGCACACAAAATACATAAGGTTTGGAAACCAAATACAATCCATATATACGTGTAGAGGTGTCATTTGAGCCATTGCCCCATGGGTTGACCCTAACCCCTTCTAAAATCAAGCCCCAATTTTCTAGCCCCCTTAATAGGGGGCTTTTTAAAAGCCTCAACCCCTAAAGCCCCACATAAAGTGGGTTGGGGTAGGGTTAGGATGGGGCTAGCccccaaactaaattaattcacttttaatgtttttttagttatttcttttatttactttacaagttcaataattttcaaaatttacatgatatttaatatctttttaattaaatataaatgtataatattgattttataaaaacttatttaaaataattttttaattataagtatattttaaatatataattttattattttggaaagttaaaaagaaaatttttattattatttttatttaaaagaaaatgaaaaaaatttcaaaaaagaaattataaaagtaacacagttgaaaatttgatttttcaataatcgaattctgatatctatataaatatttgaaatattaattatggatagattttaaattcaaatatactgattggatgaatttttaatatcggtgtaaaatttttattttttatagtttgtcatataaaattcttttgttgaatgttttgtatagatatatatacattaaaaaattaaaccacaaactttataaagtttaaaattaatttcacgtaataaaataactaactttttagtgaaaatccttGTTAGGCAAAATTCTTAtgaatatcatatatgttagtaTACAAGATCTAGATGTAATCCCAGTggttataaaatcatattttttttctaaccttttagattaaattaatattttaaaatcatacttatctttatccaacaaagatcgtttttattgaattatttatcataattgagcagattgtaataaaaaataattaaataatagatacaatatttttaaataaatataatattataatttataatactaaaattaaaattattattgtatttaattattaacatataaaataaataaaaattataataattataataataaataaattacatcaatgtctcttaataagaaactaataaaaaagacaaatgaatataatataaaatatatgaaaaagacataaaaatatataaattgatgtaaatgactaaattatacgtttcataaattttttttaaaagaattatataactttgtaaataataaatattaattttattaaatttggaaaattaaaaaagttaaaaagttattaagtcaaaattttaacatgttcacaccaattaaaaataatataattttgatcacaaatcttaatcgaatgatattgatttaaactagtgacaaaatagattatcatctataaataaatttgttagtctatcaaaattttacaaattaaattaaattttttaacttttaaacctattttatgtgGATATCTCTAAACCGtcaaatttacaaaccaaaattaagatgaaaaaattatcaaaacaaaatttggaaattaaggaataattgtataaaagcattattattaaactaattaatatagaaacaattatgaagtagaaaattaattttattggtaaaaaaatataattatacatgaatcaattatggttataagttattactaacaaagacaaaatgaaagctggataaaaaatacacatgatttgtgattacttgtatgatgatattatgtttctggacttaaattttgtaaaaaggaaagCCCATGGGCTGACCCTGGCCTATAGGGCTTTAGGGGTTTTTAGCCCTGTgggcttttttaataaagagttaTTTTGGCCCTGTGGActtttttggccccaacccaTATGGGCTAGGGCCAAATCTTATTAAAGGGGCTCATTTGACAGCTCTACATACGTGATTGAATAACAACTGTGCACTCAGGGAAAGATCACTCAGTTCATTGCAAATTTggattaattttcataatttcgGATTGGATTTACGAGAATTACATAACAATAAGTagcaaaaaaaacaaaaccaattGTCATCATGTAATTAGGCATAGAAGGAATTGCATTTTGAACTAGGCAAGTTTGCCAGACgatattttatatgctttataGCTCGGTGTTTCAAAATCCTAATATAGTTTTTGTATGTTTTCTAAGtaagacaataaaatattatatttgttgaaCTGTTggatgaattttataatttttccaGTTCATTTAAATGAACTTTAAAAGTTTTTAGATCAACTATTAGGAATGTATATCAATTTTGACGATGAAGTTTTGGGACTATGgttattaaatattctattgaAGTCTTGCGAGATATTAGGTTTTCATTACAAATTTGGCTCGTAATAACATTGTTTCTTTTTCAGTGGCAAAAAGTGATGCTCTTAATGAAGAGATGACAAGGAAGACACGTAGTTCTTCATCTCAATTTTAGGTGTTTGTCATATAAAATAAGGGAGAAATAAGATAAAGGAACCAAGGAGTGGTAGAGAGAAGAGTATGACCAAGTCCATGTCAATATACAAAAATGTGGAGAGTGACATTATTGTAATAAAACTAGGCAcattataaaatacaattttaagagaaaaaaagagaataaagaaaaaaaaatacgagCAGAAAGAGAATGATCATGATGATGATGGTCACGTTACTACTACTATTACATGTGagaattttgttcttttttgtgCTTTGAGTAAGTTAATCTTGTATTTGATGAGAGTATGTGAATAAATGATAGTGCTACAACATTACACATTACACCAAGGAAGGAGTTCTTCACATCTTATACTTCTAGTGACTTTTGAGTGTTGAAGATGGGAATAATAGTGTCAAAATAATGGTGTTTCAAAGATTGTTGGTGTTGATGATGTATGCTTGCAAACAAACATAGGAGTGCAGTTATTACTCAAAGGAGTCAATctataaaaaagttgttcaacttcatcattagTAATGtatgattcattttttaaattgttttcaagTTGTtttctaccattagatttcagaTCTAACTGATATCTTAGGGTGGGAACAACTTGAAGATAGTTTAAATCTTAGTATGATGTCGAATATTGAATGTGATGATAACCGACGTCCTATATCATAgaggatttctaaaagaaatccatttttacaaaacataacgtaaaaaatgaacatcaacacaagaaagaatacattaaaatgaaacacaggaagtaaataaaaaaacaacaaaacaatggagaatgtttttgaaattcataagtgttaacattttcctctggtTTTCCACCATGCCTTTAtcattaacaaagaaatgtcttcgtttagtggAGGAATTGATGGAGAACGAAAGGAagaagttaacatgaatttggttagGGAGGTTATGTAGTGTAGGTTTTAAATGGTAATACTTGAAATGAAATCCAAATCTGTTAACTTATTTCTTTGGATTTCTATTCCTTCATGCATCTCCCAAACTTTTGTGACCTTCAAAAGAGCTAAGAGAAAACTAAAGAGAAAACTAAAGACAAAATGTTAACAGAGTAACAGGTTGTGCCAAAATTTTATAAGTGGAGGTCAAGATCAAGGATCCGAaactgtatttaaagaaaatggaCTTGAACTTTGACATCCAATTTTTACACCATTCAACGTCTACTTTATATGGGAAAATGCTTTGTTGGTCATCATAAAGGCTATTGTAAGAAACGAAGATATGAACGTCGAATTTGGAAAGTTCGGGACGTTAACTGTGCATGGGAAAGTGTATTTGGTTAGTCTTGATAAATACTCTTTTCAAAACGAAAAGATGCACGTCGAAGATGGAAATTGTACAACGTCTACGTCATATGGAAAAAGGTAGTTTGTTGGTCATGATAAATGCTCTCTTTAGAAACGAAGATATTCACGTCGAATTTGGAAAGTCTCTAACGTTAACGTTAACTGTGCATGCAAAATATATTTCGTTAATCTTGATAAATGTTGTTGTTACAAACGAAAAGATTAATGTCGAAGTTGAACATTGTTCGACGTCTTATCATATGGGAAAAGGCAGTTTGTTGGTCATAATAAATTCTCTTTTAGAAATGAAGATATTCACATCGAATTTGGAAAGTCTTTGATATTAACTGTGTATGGGAAATGTATTTGGTTACAAATGAAAAGCATAATaaatcctttttttcttttaaaccaacgtCGAATTATGGTAGAGTTCGACGTAAAACAACTTCAAAGATTTCTAAAAGAACTCCATTTTTACAGAAAGTATGTTCATAAatgaaaacacaaacaaaagaaaagcataataacactaaacataggaaaaaaatgaaaatctaacCACGAAAAGATCCATGGGATAGTTAAAATATAGAAGGATTTTGAAAGGGTGCGAAATCCAAAtctctcaacctttttctttggatttctatCACTCCTTCAAACTTTTCACCATGCACAAAGAATTAAACCACAAGGAAATGACTCGTTTTTATGACCTTGATGGacataatagaaaaacaaagaaaaaaattaacagattGTCACGATAAATTTTGTGAATGGAAGTTGAAGCATTTTGAAAGGGTGCGAAATCCAAATAtatcaacctttttctttgtgtttctaTCATTCCTTCAAACTTTCCAACATGACAAAGAATCAAACCACAAAGAAATGACTCGTTTTTGTGACCTTGAAGGAGCTAAtagaaacacaaagaaaaaagttaacataaaGAAACCTTTTAGGAGTTGTTAcgagaaattttataaatggaggTGTAGAGGTTATCCAAGGCTCTGaaactatatttatagaaaaaaaagagtaattGCTGGGAGCCAGAATTAATGCACCCATCACATCGAAGCCCCCAATGAATTCAACGTTTTGTGAAGTGACCCTTTGGCTTCATGCgcataataaaacgtcgaagcccccAATAATAGGACGTTTTAtgggttggtttaaaagaaaaaataaaatgaataactGCTGGAAATTAAAACGTCGAACCCCCAAAGAATTTGACGTTGTGTGGTTGGCttaaaagcaaaaagaaaaatataataaaaaagggaTTGACCCTTTGGCTTCTATCCGGTcaataaaacgtcgaagcctCAAAAGAACTCGACGTATTATGGAGTGACCCTTGGCTTCATGCGCATAATAAAATGTCGAACCCGtagtaattaaacattttattggttggtttaaaagaaaaaataaaaagaataacagCTAACAAATAAAACGTAGAAGCCCACAAAAGAGTTCGTCGTTTTGtagttggtttaaaagaaaaaagaaaaatataataaaaaagggaTTGAATTTATGACGGGTAGGTTCTGGTCGTGAAGTTCATTCATTTTAGACGGTGAGTTGGATTCCAAAATGACGTGGAGCGattgaattaattgacaacaaTATCATCGGTCATTGTTAACGTTGGTTGTTTTGTTATGGAACGTTatacgcgtgacgttatacgtgatttttgtactagtgatattAACCTACACTACATTGTAGTCAAGTTTCTACAatttactaacacttaaaataaaagaagcctACTTGGTTCTAATGTCTTCAATGTTTGGAGCTTCCATTGGAGATGAATCATTAaagatctacaaataaaataattaagttagaACAATTTTGTAATGAACATTTAGATAAgtatttagttagttttttaataCCCTATTCCATGAATCAGTAATGTTTGTACAAATAATGGTGTGCATGTGCTTCATTATGTAATACCCATACTCATAATTGTCCAACTGACGTCGACACtgcaaattaaatacaaataatcaaGACTCATTCAAACTAAGGACAAACAAGATCATATTATACTCTAGCTATAGTCTTTGTACCATGTAGCTTTGATCAATTTTGGTAAACCAACAAAAACCCAAATTCCACAAAAACCAACAAGCAAATTCCTCATAAAAATAGCAAAATCAAAAAATACAGAACAAAGGTCAACTTCTTACATTAGGTGTCTTCTTCCTAGATACATATGGAATACCGTACAACCTTGAATGAGCTTCCAAAGACCTACAAAAGGTAGACATTCATTATATCATTATAATCATATAGGAAggaaacaaaatagaaaggaaaacttatgcctataaaatatttttgatggACAATGTGTTAGCTTTCTTATGCAAGGAACATAAGAGAACTACAAGAGAACGATCCGGAACAATTACTAGCAATTGCCAATGACCCCTACAAGTGACAATCTTTAAAATCATCTTTAATATCTACAACCATCACTCGCAACATATCATCTTTAATAGTCTCATGGTGGATGGTgctttctaaattatatattttccctaaaaacaaaatacatgaAAATTGTTGAGTACAATGGTTGACACTAATAAGAATAACTACAACATTAAACTTGATAAATATTAAGAAGTTTATTCAACAAAGCAaacacaatttatatattttttttcaaacaatcaGATACAATATACaagtcaatatatatatttttttcatataatcaGCTAGtgtctttcttcatccaaagtAAACATATGGTTTACATAAGATTATTGGATGGAAAACTACAAACATCTCCATAGTTTCTAAACCTCTCAATTCCTCATTGATTTATCTACATAAAGAACATCTTCAATCCGTGAAACAATGTTGAATGCTAAGCTTCCAAAACTCTAGAAACCCTACTACATCCTGCAAAACATAATCGTCATTCTTAGTCAATCGCTAGTGCAAAAAAGGTTTTTCATACCTGTTAAAAAATGCTTTTTATACCTGTTTTTTGAGTGTGTTTAAAAGTAGGGGGTATAAAAAGTTTCGATTTTTCACACCTGTCCAGAAATGGTGTAAAAAGTTTGATGTTTCACACCGGTTTTGTCGGTAACAGGTATAAAAGTTTGTATTCATACCTGGCATTCCAGGAGCAGgtataaaaatgttatcaaaaactcattttttacACCTAATGGTTCCACAACAGGTATAAAAGAATCTCACTTTCATACCTAACGTTATTATAACAGgtataaaagtgaattttttttaatatttgatttgtatgtgCTACTATCCATATCTAAACATGCATAAAATTCAATTCCATAATACAGTctaaataatcaataacaagaaaaataatcaatattgtttctattattaacacatcaaaatagtccctcaatataatatttacctaacaaaatccctaaatatatttacataatattattacacataaaatactTCCTcaactcaaaatgtaatattgaaacatcTAATCATTTAGAAATGGTTATACATAGAAATTGAAATTTACATTGTTTGTAATCCAACTTAAAAAATTCACAATTACATTGTCTATAATTCAATAACTTGTCTTTCTAACAATTAATCACTTGGAGAATTTTATAGGCAATTTATCACCTAGACTCAACTTCTTAAAGCGTGAATCATATTCTTCTAGTAGATCAAGCTCAAATGCAACCATGTCAATAGCTCGAACTAATCTCTTATCACCCACTTTTCCAAAAACTTCCTGCAAATTGCCTGACAAGAAAAAGGATTGGGACatcaaattaataaactaatattataCTAAGAATGATAATTTTCCAAAAAGAAAGCATGACAAACTTGACTGGTAGTTAAATAATCTATGTAACCTCCAAAGATCAACCTTTCAAATAATCTATAAAGTTTACTACCTGTTTTGATTACATCATTACAAACACTtattaatgattgatttgaagGGATGGGCGTTATATTAGTAAATCTAATTCTGATTTGATTACTATTGGTACCTTAATTGAAACTATATCATCTCGTTTTCTACATGTCTCGGCTGCTATTATTGGCTTCCATAAAAGGCTTATGAAATTTGATGATAAATTCCAAGACATTTGCTTTATGGGGTCACATTTAATTGAAtcctgtaacatcccaaaaatacagtgtaaaaccatataatagaatgatcacatataataatattacagttcagttattacaaaagataTGACGTACgattatggccgaacgaccttacaaaaataGCAAGGAGTTAAAACTGCACAAATGGCTACAAATATAGGACGAACGACTTATAACCCTTCCTATGTTGAACGgtcaaatcaaaagataaagtAATTGCATGACCGAATGCTCCTACAAAAGAGTAGGCCAACAACTGACCAAGCGTCCTAAGGTTCGACCTTCACGTCTGTCTCTTCCaatgcttcttccagcaactcttctccttctactcccacccacagggtgatcatcgcaatgacaaggacgaacGAACGAGAatacatgacaagacaggaaatagggtaagcttatgtaatttaattcatgtatcagcatatttcataaaatcaattaaaccagataaatcattaactctttcatgcaaagcctaatactagactctgactgtccagactatatgaattatgtgtagctacgacgttcgtgcacccaggtgatgtagtaactgggataccctcaacagctgccacccgaggttagtcctatctatccaaattaaccataaggactaggacctcctgccattcccacacatgacactacaagaaaattgcattttatatactgattattatatacggatttgaatccgtatataataaaaatattacatacggatattatatacggattcgttatatacagatattatatacggatttattatatacggattttatatacgaatttataattaattaataaataaataaaattaagttattttaagtcgtcaaccctttcttttttttctcactaGCGCTGCAACCATTTCTTGTTTGGAAAAAGGGTCGAGGCACTCCCACCACCAAACctattcttctttctctttcacttcAACCCTTCCTAAATCAGTGTTCTGGTCGTGGTTCTCTCTCGTCGAGCCCTCCTTCCCCTTTTGTGGAGCCTCGGTTCTCTTTCGTTGAGCTTTCGTAGGTCGCGcattgaaaccctaattttcccTCATTCGAACCATGATTGTGCGGCCTTGGTACCATGGTTAATTGGTAAGTAATGTTTAATTCTCATTGAGCTAAATTTTTGAATTGCAAAAACCCTAATcctctttttctctcatccaTTTTCGATTTATGCAATTCCTCGCGTGATAAGGTTCTATTTCTTCCCCGCAAAGCTATTTTGCAcgaatttcttttttctacatTTATTTTCTCTTGTTAATCACCCAAGATTTAAAGCTTTTGTTGCACTAAAAAACAGATACTTTTCGTGCTTGCGTTTTGATTTTCGCAATGGCCTCCAAAGCTCCTAGATCGAGGATTGGTCACGAGAGTAGAGCCAAACTGCCAAAGGTTAGTTTGcgtgttcatcttcttcataGTCGTCTCTCggctttttaatttgtttttgttttttgtttggatAATTCCGGCTTTGAATGATACTGCTGTTACTGGttgagaaattaaaaagaaacttattaataattatttaaataacactTGTGGTGATTGAAATTGACTAATAAGAAAAGAACGGTAACAGAAAgaatagtaaatattttattctttttctatgAAATCTATTTTCAAGTTTTTTGTCCTTTTCATTTGGCACAGAAAGAAGCAAGACATAATCGACAGGCACTGTAGAAGATTGTAGTTACAGACATGCCGGCTTGAGCATTGGTATTCTTAGTAATGAATAGGAAACCATAATTTGTGGAATTCATATTCAGAGCTCAAAGATATGCATAAATAACAACTTGGTAACCATAACAGGTTTGTAATAAGCTGCATATCAGTTCATAGTTGAAACTGAAGATGGGGGAAGCTACAGAGAGGTATTCTTGCTTTTTCTCTCACAAGT
This window of the Vigna angularis cultivar LongXiaoDou No.4 chromosome 7, ASM1680809v1, whole genome shotgun sequence genome carries:
- the LOC108337729 gene encoding uncharacterized protein LOC108337729 isoform X2, whose translation is MMAHTIFTQTITSLAVGTFGRFPASKVDHHIRFNSRIKHNRFSVPEKNLALRFQNDDRRKMRNMVVYSSITPGNSNDPSLGYWKFWILGTIFSILASFLRGKWGPLLQLKEKVETTTHEAHRVADIIEEVAEEVDKVAEEAVQHLPEGKFRDAVELVEKVAEDVEKRAQRAEDALEKVENIEKELDSFITESTNHHESRATTTSEAKEQK
- the LOC108337729 gene encoding uncharacterized protein LOC108337729 isoform X1, with product MMAHTIFTQTITSLAVGTFGRFPASKVDHHIRFNSRIKHNRFSVPEKNLALRFQNDDRRKMRNMVVYSSITPGNSNDPSLGYCRKFWILGTIFSILASFLRGKWGPLLQLKEKVETTTHEAHRVADIIEEVAEEVDKVAEEAVQHLPEGKFRDAVELVEKVAEDVEKRAQRAEDALEKVENIEKELDSFITESTNHHESRATTTSEAKEQK